Sequence from the Nitrosopumilus maritimus SCM1 genome:
ACATACTCATCAGAATTCTTGTAGATATTTTTCCATTGCTCTATGACTTTTGATACGCCTTTGACATGAGTGCTCATTGCAAGCTGGCCGCAACGCATGTTGAATTTGTGTGGAAGATCACCAAAGTCATGGCCCTCAAAATATTTTCTGTTTTGTAAAAGAAATACCAGCGATGGCACTTGCGTGCAGATGCTCTTGCCAAACGTTGTCAGAGTGTACTTTCCGTCAAGAGTTTTTTTTACCAGTCCATTTTTTTCAAGACGTGCAAAATTTCGGTGCACTTCCTGTCTTGTTGAGTCGACTTCCTTGGCACATTCAGAAGGTGTTAAATTTTTACTTAGCAATTTGAATAAAATGTTCAGTCTCTGAGGACTTGCTAATTCCAGAACATAGTCTGCTGCCTCATCAATAAGATCTTCCATGTATGATCATCTGATATACACTAAAAAAACTAGTTGAAAATGAGCTTCAACTAAGACAGGAAACATTTTACTTTTGATACCACGGACAGGATTCCAGATAATCAATTTCCTTAATCATGTCCTCAACTTTTTTTACAACTGCAAAAATTGAGCGGTACTGCTCGTACATGTCTATCTCTTCTTGTTCTGAAAGTACTTTTTCTTCTGCATCATCAAAGAACTTGTTCTCTTTGTTTAGATGATCATTTAGAAATACTGCATATGTTTTGAGATACCTTGACACTGACTCTCGTGCATCTTCTCCTGCCTTCCATCGTTTCAAATGATGGTGAATTTTCTTTGCAACGTTTCTTCCAAACTCGTGCTCTACTAGAAATTTGTGAATCTCATCTTTTAGAGAATCATGACTTGCCACGCACGGAAAATAAGAGTCCTCTTCTCGGGAATGGTGAATTGTATCAACAAATTCAGATATTACAATGGTGATTTTTGTAAGATCAGAAAACGGAATGTCCTCCCCGTTTTTTAATTCCTCAGCACATTTGAAGACAATCTTTTCTAGTCTTCTTACCTGAATGTGATCTGCACGTAATTCATCTGTGGCGCTCATGATGATAAAGTCAGTTCACGCTAATTGTACCTTTCATCCAAGGATGCAAAGTACAGATGTAATCAAACTCTCCTGGATTGTCAAAGGAGTAGCTCCATGTATTTCCTGCCTGTATGAATCCAGAGTCAAATGAATTTTCATTGTCAGTTACAGTATGCACTACAGAGTCATCATTTGTCCACGTTACGGTAGTACCAGAGTCAACTTGTATTGCAATAGGATCATATGACTCTGTGATTTCAGGATTCCAGGAATCCTTTACAATTGATACCTTGTCAGCAGATACTTTTTCAGATGATATGGCAGCAGACTCTCCCAAGTTTTCATATGAGATTAGCTGTGGTTGCTCCAAAGTTCTGATTAGGTCTTCTTGCCACTCTACCATGGAATAGCTTCCCTTGTTGTTGCTTGGTCTTTGAACGTCTGATAATGATGATGCATCCTCAAGCACTTCAATCATTGCCATGGAGCCACGTTCCTCTTGTATTCCATGTACATGGAAGAGGTACATTCCAGGCTGTGTCCATGTAGCTTCAATTATTGCAGTGTCACCGTTTCCTATCAGATGTGTCTGTGCATAGTATGGCTCATTCCACAGTATTCCTGACGGGTACACCTTCATGATTGTGCTGTGAACATGGAACGGTGACTGTAAAACTCCCCCAATACCTACAACATAAAATCTGGTCAATTCTCCTGAAACAACTCGTATTGGATTATCCATGTACTGACCGGCATATCCATTAATTGGATAAAATTCAGTAAAATGCTCCAATGCGTTATTTGGATCAAATTCGCTTAAAGTAAAAAAGTATTCACGTGCAGGATCCATTGGACGTATTGCAGGATCAATTATCATGGTGCCAAACATGCCCATTCTAACATGCTCGGACGTAGGAAATGCATGACAGTGATACATGAACAGTCCTGCTTCTTCTGCTACAAAGTGATACGTGTATTCCTCTCCAGGCATTATCATTGGAAAGACTCCGTCATTTGCAGAATCATGGGTTCCATGAAAATGAATGGTATGTGCATATGGAGTATCATTTACAAATTTTACGGTAACGTCATCTCCCTCAGAGAATCTAAGCGTTGGTGCAGGAACCGTTCCATTGTACGTCCAAACCTTGGCCCTGACTCCAGGAGACACCTCAATTTCGGCATCTTGTGCAATCAAAGTATAAGACAGTGTTTGCGGATTTGGGTTTTTGAATTTTGGAAAAGTGTCAGACGAGTCTGCAACAGTTGTTTGAATCTCAGGGGACTGTAAGAGTATTGCAAATGCTATGCTAAATCCAATTATGATTCCTGCAACAATATAGATTGTATTTGGCTTTACCACGATGACTCACTACAGTCCCAATGTGAGAAGTACTACAGATATTGCAGAAAAAGCATAGAAAATGTAAAATGATTTTTTGTGACGTGGTAAGGATGATTTTGAATTGTTTGAAAATAGATTTGATAGTTTTTGCGGAAAATATGCAAGAACATTATGAATATCAGATTCATAATTTTCTTCTTGTCTAGGGAAGCAGTGCTCTTGCATGAGAAGTATACGCAACTGTAAATCATATACATTGGTAAGCTGCCAAGCTTACATGTAGTGAGATGTTTTTACAACAGGGGTTTTGACAAATGGCAAATCCAATCTCATAGTTTGCCAATGTTGTGGCAAGAAATTATTTTAGTTATGTTTTTGCAGATATTTGCGCAATATCACATTAATCACTGCAGAATAGCTGTAGGATTTTTGTCTCTTTGCATCCATTGCGCTTGAATTGTTCGTATTTTTTTATCCAAAGAGCTGTCAATTACAAATGTAACGCGTCTTGCCACAGTCAATCCCAATAAAAAATACATAATAAATTCATACCTGTGTCAAGTAATATCTTGAGGTAATTCTCAAAGGACAAAAATAAGACAAACTAGTATATGTGACCATTTTTCAAATTAGGTCAATTTTATGACATCTCATGCCAAAGCCAAGAAAGTTGTTTGTCCCGATTGTGGATATTCCATGAATGAAGAAAATTACAAAAACAGGCACAAAAACTCAAAGAAATGCAAGAGAAATCAAAAATCGCAGTCTTGAATATACGGAATTAAAAAAATACAAAGTGGAATTCCAAGAATTGGATGTTTTCAATTCATGAAATCTCTTTTCCACATTTGTTTGAGCATATGTTTTCAAACAAGCTTGCAAACTCTCTTCCACAATGAATACACGTTCTAAAGATTTTCATGATTAGTTATGGAATAATTCTACAAAATCACAGCCAGAGCATATTTTTGCTTGAATCTTTCTCCAAGGCTGTTCTGCTTGTAGAGAGATGTTTGTCTCGCTTCTTTGAACAAGATTTGAACATTTTGGACATGTTTCCATGCTTTTGTATTCTTGTGCTCAGATATTATTAGCTGTAAGCTTGACAGCTTACCAATGTTTTTGATCACAATTGCAAAACGGAATTGACTTCTAGTTGTGCAATGACAAATTTCATTTGAAAAATTAGATCTGATTGAACAGACTATACCTTGTTTTCATTTTTAATTCACGGTTAGTTTTGTCACTTCTTGTTCCAATGTTGTTGGAAACTTCATGACACCGCGATGCCAAAAGTTGTACTCTGTCATCTCATCTCTTTCAAACGTGTGCTCCTTGACGTCCAGGAATAGTTCTACCTCATGCTCTGCCAGACTCTGAAGTGCAGATAGATAATTTTCTTGAGGCATATTGCCTGATGAAAACTCTTCTTTTAGCAATTCAAACTCTTTGTGTATTTGGTCATATCTGTCACGAAGTTCTTGTGTTGTGTATTTGTTGCCAAGATCAACGGGTTCCAACTCTACAATATCATTGACAAATATCACCTGCTTTGTCCTGTCCTGTTCTGGATAGTACCAGTCAGGGGCTTCTGGATCATAGAATCCTGAAACTTGGACATGTTGGAGATTTTCTGGCAGAGTACCTACATTATACAGTGCAATTTGGATGGCACCATGCAATTCTGAATAGATTTTGTTAGGAATCAGCACATATTCTGGTTTTCTGTCACTTTGCGGTGCATTGAGTGGTGTCTCGTATGGTTTTATCTTACCATCAATTTGCACATGCAAAAGATCTTCAGGAACGTCCATTGTTGTAACGACAAACAGATTGGGTGCAAGATAGAAAATTCCAACAATTATTGCAACAACTACAATACCTATGCCAATTGGAACTGTCTTATTCATAATATTCTCACTTTGTTTACACCCATATACCGTTTTACAAGTATTTCTTAATTCACAAATATTGCTTGTTGTAGAAAATCATTTGTTAGAAAATAATTTCAATTACAATCCCATTTCAGATTTTAGTTGGGAACACCACTTTGTGACTCTTTCATCAGTATGTTCTGATTCACTGTCTTCATCAACTGGCAGTCCACAAAACTTGCCATCAATAACGCTTTTTGAACCTGTGAAAGTATAACCATCAGTGCTCACATATCCTACCATTTTTGCACCAGCTTTTTGAAAATACCTGTGCAACTCTTCCATTGCATCAACAAAATTGTCAGCATAACCTGCAGCATCACCCAAGCCACATATTGCAACGGGTTTGCCTTTGAGGTCTAACTCGCCAATTTTTTCCAACAGATCATCCCAAGCAGTACCTGATCTGTTTTCATCTTCACCAGTATTCCATGTTGGTATGGCACAAATGAGTCCATCCATTTCTAGGAATTGACTTGGATCTTCTCCAAGCTCAGAAACGTCTTTTGGGTCTGTAACTGCATCACCCAATTCGCTTTTTATCTTAGCACATACCAACTCAGTCTTGCCAGTCTGTGAGCCAAAGTAAATTCCAACTGTCATAAATTGGGATTAACCATTACAGTATTTATCTAATTTGCTTTTTGAATAAATAAATAAGATAATTACAGTATCGGGTTTATTGGAGCAAGACAATCCAAAGAAGATTTATCCTCAGGGTTATGAGCCAAAAATAAAAGTTGATGAGAATCCAAATATCAGAAATCAGCTTCTAAATGAAATTCTAAAGGCATCACCTACAGAAGTTGTCGATACGGACTTGTTTGCAGTAATGGCAAAGAGACGCTCTACAAGAAAATTCAAAAAGCAAATTGTAGAAACAGAAAAGGTAGACAAAATTATTGCCGCAGCAGACACTGCACCTACTGCAAGAAACTTTCAGGGATTTGAGATATTTTACATCAAGAGTCCCCAAAAGAAAAAAGAGCTCATAGAAGCATGCAACAAACAGCCATATGTTAATGCACCACTAGTGCTGGTGTTTTGCAAAAATCCTGACAGGGTAAAGCTAGACTTTCCAGAGCATATTTTGAAAAAATTTGCAATTCAGGATGCGACATTGGCTGCTGCATATTCCCAATTGGCAGCACAGGCCTTGGGCTTGAGTTCCATATGGATTGGAATGTTAGACGAGCAAAAGGTGATGGATGTGATAGGAACAGATCTGACGCCCTCATCTGTCCTGTGTATTGGGTATCCTGAACAGGTAAAATTCCCAAAACCACGAAGAAATCTCAAAGAACTGGTACACGTTGTGTGGGATTGAAATCAAAATACTGATGCAAAGAGGATTTTTGGGTAAGCTTTCTTGTTGACTGGTACTTAACATGTATTCTAGTTAACATACATCATGGGTGAGAAATACTGGGCATAGTCTGTAATGGAATCTGCAACAAGTACAAAGCCAAAAAGCCTTCCAATGAGGGCAGATATACAGCAGGGCAAAAGAGATGCAATTCATGTGAAATTTTTATTCACTGGGAGGGATTGTTTTGCCCATGCTGCAAATACAGATTAAGATCTTGTCCTCGTAATTCTAAAAACAAGGAGAAATTTCTCAAAGTTTCATCCCATAGAAAAAACATGCTACAAAAATAAATATTTCATATCATGCTATAGATTATGGCAAAAGAATTTAGCTGCTCACATGTGCATTCAGAATGCTCATGGAGTGCAACAGAAGAAACAGAAGACGAGTTGATGAAAAAAGTAACAGAGCACGCAAAACTCCACGGACACGATGAGATGACATCAGACCTTACTGCAAAAGTAAAATCCCTCATAAAAGAGGTTTAATTTTTTCTTTAACGTCCAACATTCAAGTATACATACCAAATGTTATTTTGTAAGTATGTGTTTGAATCCTAAAAGATTAAAACTATTTTGCAGACTAGTTTAATCCTGTTTAATATCACATGTTATTGCGTCAGGTATTCAATCATGGCATTGCAATGATCATCCATGAATGCATCAAGATTTCCAAGTTTGCCTTCCCATTGTTCAATGGTAAGTGTTGTACAAACATCCAATGCTTCAGAATCAACAGAATCTAGTCCCAGTTGTGCGTTATCCATGACGCTTTGTGTAAACTGTTTGTTTGTTTTGATGTGGTCTTTTGTTGCAAGAAGATTTGTGTGACCTGAAATCAAAACCTCAAAATCATAATTTTGTAATGTGTCATGTGTATCCAAGTAAAGATCAATATCAGGAGTAACTCCAAATGCACGATATGGGGACTCTGCAGGACGCAAAAGGTCAACTAGCATTGCAACCTTATAGTTAGGAAGTAGAATTAACAAATTACCTTTGGAATGAAAGTCACCAAGATTGTAAAACTCGATAGTTTTGTTGCCAATTTCAAGAGTGTTAAAGTCTCCTTCTAGGATTTGAGTTGGAATAGGCCTGTCAGGATTATTTTCAGATTTTAATTCATCTGCAGCATCTTTGTGTGATATGTATGTAATATCTTGGGAAAATATTTCTCCAGCTGCACCAGTGTGGTCTTGATGATGATGCGAGTAGATCATATGAGTAATGGGTTCATCAGTTACCTCATCTATTGCACTAAGATACTTTTCGCCTATAGGTTGCGGTGCATCAACTGCAACAACTCCTTGTCCGGTAGTTAGAAACATTGTCTGGTAGCCACTTCCAACTAGCCAGTATACACCATCAGCAATTTCTAGAACAGCATATCCCTTATCAGGATCAGTTTGAATAGGAACCAGAGTGTGTTGTAACACAGTTTCATCTAATTCAAATTCCGTTGGAATTACATCAGAACATTCTCCTGCATGTTTGACTGCAACGTGACTTGAGTCTATGGCACATTTGTTGCCATATGTCTTTCCGTCAATTCCACATACGGGGGCATATTCTAGTGTACATGCAATTACAGGATACTGTGTTTGCCATCCGCGTTGTTCAAGTTTATCTGCAGAATCAGGAGTGACACATGCAGGGGAGGCGTCACGAGACTTGAAGATCAGATTCAATCCTTCTGCACATATTACATCAGAAGCTGCAATTCCAGCATTTCCTTGCTGAGTGGGTCTAAGGTATGGTTGTTTGACACCATCCATCACACAAACCTTTCCAGCATAGACACTTGGACCGCATCTGTCATTTAGTACACAGAGGTCCCCAAGAGATGCAAATCCTGGTGCACATACATTGTTGTATGGAATATGTTTTTCATGTATCCTGACATCATCTGCATACGAATACGACACAAGAGAAACCGCCAATACAGCAACCAAACTAAATAG
This genomic interval carries:
- a CDS encoding helix-turn-helix transcriptional regulator, encoding MEDLIDEAADYVLELASPQRLNILFKLLSKNLTPSECAKEVDSTRQEVHRNFARLEKNGLVKKTLDGKYTLTTFGKSICTQVPSLVFLLQNRKYFEGHDFGDLPHKFNMRCGQLAMSTHVKGVSKVIEQWKNIYKNSDEYVYEVIAEVPLDIIEPLVKQVKKGVKFNYVFSESTIVPKGRKALLKKLGFDKLLEAGLVERKMISNIQTSLVLNEKEACVMFPDNEGESDITEMFYSKDPMFHEWCLDYFRYCWYGSDVFQESKLKE
- a CDS encoding hemerythrin domain-containing protein, whose translation is MSATDELRADHIQVRRLEKIVFKCAEELKNGEDIPFSDLTKITIVISEFVDTIHHSREEDSYFPCVASHDSLKDEIHKFLVEHEFGRNVAKKIHHHLKRWKAGEDARESVSRYLKTYAVFLNDHLNKENKFFDDAEEKVLSEQEEIDMYEQYRSIFAVVKKVEDMIKEIDYLESCPWYQK
- a CDS encoding multicopper oxidase domain-containing protein codes for the protein MVKPNTIYIVAGIIIGFSIAFAILLQSPEIQTTVADSSDTFPKFKNPNPQTLSYTLIAQDAEIEVSPGVRAKVWTYNGTVPAPTLRFSEGDDVTVKFVNDTPYAHTIHFHGTHDSANDGVFPMIMPGEEYTYHFVAEEAGLFMYHCHAFPTSEHVRMGMFGTMIIDPAIRPMDPAREYFFTLSEFDPNNALEHFTEFYPINGYAGQYMDNPIRVVSGELTRFYVVGIGGVLQSPFHVHSTIMKVYPSGILWNEPYYAQTHLIGNGDTAIIEATWTQPGMYLFHVHGIQEERGSMAMIEVLEDASSLSDVQRPSNNKGSYSMVEWQEDLIRTLEQPQLISYENLGESAAISSEKVSADKVSIVKDSWNPEITESYDPIAIQVDSGTTVTWTNDDSVVHTVTDNENSFDSGFIQAGNTWSYSFDNPGEFDYICTLHPWMKGTISVN
- the fldA gene encoding flavodoxin FldA, whose product is MTVGIYFGSQTGKTELVCAKIKSELGDAVTDPKDVSELGEDPSQFLEMDGLICAIPTWNTGEDENRSGTAWDDLLEKIGELDLKGKPVAICGLGDAAGYADNFVDAMEELHRYFQKAGAKMVGYVSTDGYTFTGSKSVIDGKFCGLPVDEDSESEHTDERVTKWCSQLKSEMGL
- a CDS encoding nitroreductase family protein gives rise to the protein MEQDNPKKIYPQGYEPKIKVDENPNIRNQLLNEILKASPTEVVDTDLFAVMAKRRSTRKFKKQIVETEKVDKIIAAADTAPTARNFQGFEIFYIKSPQKKKELIEACNKQPYVNAPLVLVFCKNPDRVKLDFPEHILKKFAIQDATLAAAYSQLAAQALGLSSIWIGMLDEQKVMDVIGTDLTPSSVLCIGYPEQVKFPKPRRNLKELVHVVWD
- a CDS encoding DUF1059 domain-containing protein, with amino-acid sequence MAKEFSCSHVHSECSWSATEETEDELMKKVTEHAKLHGHDEMTSDLTAKVKSLIKEV
- a CDS encoding MBL fold metallo-hydrolase, which encodes MQDTAVAKNNKRYDKFQKYMKNNFLVFSFSLFSLVAVLAVSLVSYSYADDVRIHEKHIPYNNVCAPGFASLGDLCVLNDRCGPSVYAGKVCVMDGVKQPYLRPTQQGNAGIAASDVICAEGLNLIFKSRDASPACVTPDSADKLEQRGWQTQYPVIACTLEYAPVCGIDGKTYGNKCAIDSSHVAVKHAGECSDVIPTEFELDETVLQHTLVPIQTDPDKGYAVLEIADGVYWLVGSGYQTMFLTTGQGVVAVDAPQPIGEKYLSAIDEVTDEPITHMIYSHHHQDHTGAAGEIFSQDITYISHKDAADELKSENNPDRPIPTQILEGDFNTLEIGNKTIEFYNLGDFHSKGNLLILLPNYKVAMLVDLLRPAESPYRAFGVTPDIDLYLDTHDTLQNYDFEVLISGHTNLLATKDHIKTNKQFTQSVMDNAQLGLDSVDSEALDVCTTLTIEQWEGKLGNLDAFMDDHCNAMIEYLTQ